Genomic window (Nitrospirales bacterium LBB_01):
TCAAAGCTGCTAACTGCCCTGAGTGTGACAACATGATTACCAGCAGAAACAGGCTTTTCAAATTCCATTGCAAAACAAAAACAACCCTTCTCTGAGTTTTCCATACACTGATATGTTGATTTCACATCTGAGCGTGTTGCGACAAACTCAGCCTCCCCTCTAAACACCTCGTCTATGTAAACCTCAAGGGTTGCTATCCCGTGTTCGGACAACGCCCAACCATAGATGTAAATAACGTCTGTGCCCAACACAAGGTTATCACAATGCAAGATAATTTCCGGCGGGGAGTTTTCCACTAAGTAGTTATCGCGTTGTCCGACAGTAACAGTTTTACTGCAGAAAGTTATGACGTCCTGCTCAGAGACAGCTCTTATTTCCACTGTGTGAGTTCCAGGCGACAGATGAGACTCAGTAGTGTCTCTGTAGCAAAATCCCGATAACAAACTGTTCTTATCCCGTGGAAACTTTCGGAGGATATCTCCCCTTGTTAATTTATATTTTGCATTTCCAACAAGTGTGTCATCAATATATATCTGAATGCTCTTAATATCAAAGTAAGAAAATGCCCATCCTGAAACACTTACATAATTGACATTAACCACAATTTTTTCACAGACAGCGTGCACCTTAAACTCTGTTTCTGACATTAGTGAGTCAATATTTTCAGTCAGTTTAAATCTGATTTTATTAGTTGTAACGTCACCAGCCTTTGATATGGCTGTGATTGCGGCAACATGCCGCTTTGGTTTCATTGGCTCATCAAGGTGCTTTAAAAAGGCAAACCCACCATTTTTACTGTCTTCCATATCAGGGTAGGCCAGTGCCAAATCCTTGCGTGGTATCCCTAACGCTGCAACACCGATTAGTTTGCCGTCTATTGAAACTTCTACCCTGTCAATGGAATCTTTGGAAAGCGCCCAGCCCGTTACCTTTATTAAATTAAAGTCAAACAGTGTCTCATCACAGTGAATAATTACCTTTTTACTCAGGAACACATCAAGAGCTTTTTCAACTGAAGGTAGCTTCTTGATTTTTTTAAGCAGCCCTCTCGTCTTTGCCATCATTGCTTTATAAGGCATAGCCGTCAGTTAAAGAAAACATATTTTCTGTTCCTCCTTGCAAAAATATCATACACATAAAAGACAAGAATGAGGAATAAGGGTCATACCCTTATTCCTCATTCTATTTGCGTTACTTTTTCTGTGTTAAAGCAGCAACACCAGGAAGCACTTTGCCCTCAAGAAGTTCAAGGGAGGCGCCGCCTCCTGTTGATATAAACGATACTTTGTCTGCTACTCCGGCACGGTTGACAGCTAAAACCGAGTCACCGCCGCCAATTATGCTGGTACCGCCTGAGGCTGCAACGGCCTTAGCTAGTTCAAAAGTTCCGGCTGAAAACGCCTCTATTTCAAACAGTCCCATAGGGCCGTTCCATACGATTGTTTTAGAGGCCTTAACGGCTTCGGCAAAAATCTTTGAAGACTCAGGGCCAATGTCAAGAATTCGCCATCCCGCCGGTACATCCTTTACGGAGACCACCTTAGTGGGTGTTCCCGGCTCTGTGTTTTGTGCGATTACGCAGTCAATGGGAAGCAGTAATTCCACATTGTTGGCTTTCATCTTAGTCATAATGCTCTTTGCCGTGTCAAGCATATCGTCTTCACAGAGTGAATCTCCGATTTCAAACCCCTGCGCTTTAAAGAAAGTGTTCGCCATACCGCCGCCAACTATAATTTTATTGACCTTATTGCTGAGATGCTCCAGTACCCCAATCTTGCCGGATACTTTAGCGCCCCCAACTATAGCGGTAAACGGTCTTGTCGGATTTTCTATTGCGTTAATCAGGTAGTCAAGCTCCTTTTTCATGAGAAATCCGGCTGCCGATTTTGAAATATGTTTTGTGATACCCTCAGTGGTGGCATGTGCTCTGTGAGCTGTACCAAAGGCGTCATTTACATAAACATCGGCAAGTTTTGCCAACGATTTTGAAAACTCAGCATCGTTTTTCTCCTCCTCAGCGTAAAATCTTACGTTTTCAAGGAGCAGCACATCGCCGTCTTTAAGGGCTGACACCATTTTCTCAACCTCAGGGCCGATACAATCCGGTGCAAATGCTACAGGTTTTCCAAGCACCTCCTGCAGGCGGACGGCTACTGGTTTGAGGCTGTACTTAGGGTTTGGTTTACCCTTTGGTCTGCCAAGATGTGAGGCAAGGATAACCCTTGCCCCCATTTCTATCGCCTTCTTTATTGTTGGAACAGCGCTCCGAATTCTTGTGTCGTCTGTAATGGCTCCGGCATCGTCAAATGGAACGTTAAAGTCCACTCTTATAAAGGTTCTTTTACCTTTCAGTTCTAAATCGTTAATTACCAGTGTTTCAAGTGCCATCGTGATTACCTCTTTGATACGAGATACATAAGCAGGTCTTTAACACGGTTGCTATAACCCCATTCGTTGTCATACCATGAGATAATCTTTACCATATTGCCGCCGATTACCTTTGTAAGAGCAGGATCAAAGATAGATGAATGCGGGTTCCCCTTGAAGTCAGCCGATACCAAAGGCTCGTCACAGTACTGAAGCACTCCCTTCATTGGGCCCTCTGCCGCTGCCTTAACAACTGCATTTATGGACTCTATTGTAGCCTCTTTTTTAAGCTCCGCAGTTAGGTCAACAACTGATACGTTAGGGGTTGGAACTCGCAGAGAAAAACCGTCCAGTTTACCCTTTAGCTCAGGTAAAACAAGTCCGATAGCCTTTGCCGCACCGGTGCTTGAGGGAATTATTGAAAGAGCAGCCGCACGAGCTCTTCTCAGGTCTTTGTGCGGAAGGTCAAGCAGTCTCTGGTCGTTTGTGTATGAGTGAACTGTGGTCATAAGACCTTTAACAATTCCAAACTCCAAATGGATTGCCTTAGCTACAGGCGAAAGACAGTTGGTGGTACAGGATGCGTTAGAGATAATCTTGTGCTTTGCTGGGTCAAGAAGCTCGTTGTTAACGCCCATACATATGGTGATGTCCTCATCGGAGGCAGGGGCAGAGATAATAACCCAGCCGGCTCCAGCTGCCAGATGTTTTGAAGCGCCGTCTCTCTTTGTAAATAGACCGGTTGACTCCACTACAATTTCTACTCCGAAGCTCTTCCAAGGGATGTTCGCTGGGTCTCTTTCAGCGGTGATTTTAGTGGCTTTGCCGTTTACCACAATAGAGTCATCCTTGACCGATACGTCTGCTGTGAGATTTCCCACAACTGAGTCATATTTCAACAAGTGGGCAAGTGTTTTTGTGTCGGTTATGTCGTTTACTGCCACTATTTCTATATCAGGGTTACCCATACACGCCCTGTAGAAATTTCTACCAATTCTACCAAAACCGTTTACGCCTACTTTAACTGCCATAAGTAAACCTCCAGATGTGTACATAAATTATCAGGAGACGAAGTCTCCTCACCTTTTATATCCGGTGCAAACACTGTTTAGCGTCCACCCAGATTATTGATAACTATTCCAGTAGGAATTTTTGGGTAAAAATAAGTTGATTTAGGTGGCATTCGCACTCCC
Coding sequences:
- a CDS encoding phosphoglycerate kinase translates to MALETLVINDLELKGKRTFIRVDFNVPFDDAGAITDDTRIRSAVPTIKKAIEMGARVILASHLGRPKGKPNPKYSLKPVAVRLQEVLGKPVAFAPDCIGPEVEKMVSALKDGDVLLLENVRFYAEEEKNDAEFSKSLAKLADVYVNDAFGTAHRAHATTEGITKHISKSAAGFLMKKELDYLINAIENPTRPFTAIVGGAKVSGKIGVLEHLSNKVNKIIVGGGMANTFFKAQGFEIGDSLCEDDMLDTAKSIMTKMKANNVELLLPIDCVIAQNTEPGTPTKVVSVKDVPAGWRILDIGPESSKIFAEAVKASKTIVWNGPMGLFEIEAFSAGTFELAKAVAASGGTSIIGGGDSVLAVNRAGVADKVSFISTGGGASLELLEGKVLPGVAALTQKK
- the gap gene encoding type I glyceraldehyde-3-phosphate dehydrogenase, which encodes MAVKVGVNGFGRIGRNFYRACMGNPDIEIVAVNDITDTKTLAHLLKYDSVVGNLTADVSVKDDSIVVNGKATKITAERDPANIPWKSFGVEIVVESTGLFTKRDGASKHLAAGAGWVIISAPASDEDITICMGVNNELLDPAKHKIISNASCTTNCLSPVAKAIHLEFGIVKGLMTTVHSYTNDQRLLDLPHKDLRRARAAALSIIPSSTGAAKAIGLVLPELKGKLDGFSLRVPTPNVSVVDLTAELKKEATIESINAVVKAAAEGPMKGVLQYCDEPLVSADFKGNPHSSIFDPALTKVIGGNMVKIISWYDNEWGYSNRVKDLLMYLVSKR